A genomic window from Pecten maximus chromosome 6, xPecMax1.1, whole genome shotgun sequence includes:
- the LOC117329338 gene encoding uncharacterized protein LOC117329338 gives MVLRYRSHNRYMLDCSGPSTLISCHFRFLLRFSIAVVVLVSTSSFLACVVLYRGGIKRGLEDNRLISPKFIIDTEGCKIPFIHPFDPSVIPFLVKSANIKCSHKIPSLTLQSLTKLTLNTAALPFYRNLSYCKYTPIVRPKNTSKKYFSFQTDKSVTFKNESSIKTDFIKVECFTKEKKSVYTNFHAFAVPRVDTNRRRRSTEDDPSYNVLMVGIDSLSRNSFYRNLPKTRRILLDKLGAVELFGYSKVGDNTFPNLIPITLGMSVKELRRSGWNQTVPFDGYEFIWNKYSNNGYTTLFSEDMTDIGLFNYLKKGFKKSPVDHFYEPMGAATEAYPKLWSKKHCFGDRLETKVILDYVSDFLDVYNDTRSFSFAYLSRVYHNSDNIVKEYDDVLTSFFEKFISKGHANNTVLIVFSDHGSRFGHLRKSPVGRLEERLPAAYIVLPANFSIDAYEAVSNLHENAWKLTTPYDIHETLLDILYQSQNRTINSTRGISLFSEITPDRDCRRAGISNHWCTCSLFKDLDVASKIAKDLGQLMLEYVNRLLLKYEKFCSQLELKAIHYIAEYDITGRNSSATSNAVVKRDYVMKIETTPGGALLETTILYRNGKYYIRDYDGISRLNMYIGQADCITAYPAKKVCFCKSSKDVK, from the exons ATGGTGTTACGATATCGGTCACACAACCGGTACATGCTGGATTGCTCag GACCATCGACCCTCATATCGTGCCACTTCCGGTTCCTGTTGCGGTTCTCCATTGCTGTGGTAGTGCTTGTATCCACATCGTCCTTCCTAGCCTGTGTCGTCCTGTACAGAGGAGGCATCAAGCGCGGTCTTGAGGACAACCGATTAATATCTCCTAAGTTCATCATCGACACTGAAGGATGTAAAATCCCATTTATACATCCGTTCGACCCGTCTGTGATTCCGTTTCTCGTAAAATCGGCAAACATCAAATGCAGCCACAAAATACCGTCTTTAACCTTACAGTCATTGACTAAACTTACTTTGAACACAGCAGCCCTGCCATTCTATAGAAATTTAAGCTATTGCAAATACACGCCCATTGTTCGACCAAAAAACACTTCTAAGAAGTACTTTTCTTTCCAGACAGATAAAAGTGTTACCTTTAAAAACGAATCATCTATTAAAACAGACTTTATCAAAGTAGAATGCTTTACAAAGGAGAAGAAATCGGTATACACAAATTTCCACGCGTTTGCCGTGCCTCGTGTTGACACCAATCGAAGGAGGCGATCCACAGAAGACGACCCATCATACAATGTTTTGATGGTCGGCATTGATTCTTTATCCCGAAATAGTTTTTACCGGAATCTGCCAAAGACCCGTAGAATACTTCTGGATAAACTCGGGGCGGTGGAGTTATTTGGATATAGTAAAGTCGGTGATAATACGTTTCCGAACCTAATTCCGATCACGCTAGGAATGTCCGTGAAGGAACTCCGACGTTCGGGCTGGAACCAGACCGTTCCGTTCGATGGCTATGAGTTTATTTGGAACAAATATTCGAATAACGGGTATACTACACTGTTTTCTGAGGACATGACTGATATAGGCCTCTTCAATTATCTCAAAAAAGGATTCAAGAAAAGTCCCGTGGATCACTTCTACGAACCAATGGGAGCGGCGACGGAGGCCTATCCTAAATTGTGGTCCAAGAAACACTGCTTCGGCGATCGATTGGAAACGAAAGTTATTTTAGATTACGTTTCCGATTTTCTTGATGTGTATAATGATACCAGATCGTTTAGCTTCGCTTATCTCAGCAGGGTGTATCATAATTCAGACAATATTGTGAAAGAATACGACGATGTCTTGACTAGTTTTTTTGAAAAGTTCATCAGCAAAGGTCATGCTAATAATACAGTGCTCATTGTGTTCAGCGATCACGGATCAAGATTCGGACATCTTCGGAAGTCCCCGGTTGGACGTCTGGAAGAGAGATTACCTGCAGCCTACATTGTTCTCCCGGCTAATTTCAGTATCGACGCGTACGAGGCTGTTTCCAATCTACACGAGAATGCCTGGAAGCTGACCACACCCTACGACATTCAtgagacactgttagatatactcTACCAGTCCCAGAACAGGACTATCAACAGCACGCGCGGAATAAGTCTGTTCAGTGAGATCACACCGGACAGAGACTGTCGGAGGGCGGGGATTTCCAACCATTGGTGTACTTGTAGTTTATTCAAAGATCTTGATGTTGCATCAAAGATCGCGAAGGATTTAGGACAACTGATGCTTGAATATGTCAATAGATTGCTACTTAAATATGAGAAGTTCTGCAGTCAGTTGGAGTTGAAGGCTATTCACTATATAGCGGAATACGATATCACTGGACGTAACAGTTCCGCAACATCCAATGCTGTTGTCAAACGGGACTATGTAATGAAGATCGAGACGACCCCCGGTGGTGCCCTCCTGGAGACCACCATATTGTACCGGAACGGGAAATACTACATCCGTGATTACGATGGTATCAGCAGGCTTAACATGTACATTGGTCAGGCTGATTGTATAACTGCCTATCCGGCTAAGAAAGTCTGTTTTTGTAAATCTTCGAAAGATGTTAAATAG
- the LOC117329356 gene encoding vesicle-associated membrane protein 7-like yields MPILFAVVARGTTVLAKYASCAGNFTEVTEQIISKIAPENSKLTYSHGSYLFHYVCDDRIVYLCITDDDFERSKAFLFLNEIKRRFQAQYGVRAQTALPYAMNSEFSRIMASQMKFVTENQEPDHVEKVQGQVDELKGIMVRNIDQIADRGERLELLVDKTDELSANAVTFKKSSRTLARSMWFKNMKITIIIAVIVIVILYFIISAACGGLDWPCTRK; encoded by the exons ATGCCCATCTTATTCGCAGTTGTTGCCAGAGGCACAACTGTTCTGGCTAAATATGCCAGTTGTGCCGGAAATTTCACAGAAGTCACAGAGcaaattatatcaaaaattgCACCAGAAAATTCCAAACTGACTTATTCTCATGGaag TTACCTGTTTCATTACGTGTGTGATGACAGAATCGTGTACTTATGTATAACAGACGAT GATTTCGAGAGGTCAAAAGCATTTTTGTTCCTGAATGAAATTAAAAGAAG ATTCCAGGCCCAGTATGGTGTACGGGCACAGACTGCTCTCCCCTACGCCATGAACAGCGAGTTTTCTCGGATCATGGCCTCACAAATG AAATTTGTAACAGAAAACCAAGAGCCAGACCATGTAGAGAAAGTTCAAGGTCAAGTTGATGAACTCAAGGGCATCATGGTCAGAAATATTG atcaaATTGCAGATCGCGGAGAAAGACTAGAGTTGTTGGTTGATAAAACAGATGAACTAAGTGCTAAC GCGGTCACCTTTAAGAAAAGTAGTAGAACCTTAGCTCGATCAATGTGgtttaaaaacatgaaaattaccATCATTATTGCTGTGATTGTCATT GTGATCTTGTACTTCATAATTTCTGCTGCGTGTGGAGGATTAGACTGGCCCTGTACTCGCAAGTGA